Sequence from the Armatimonadota bacterium genome:
GGAGGGGCTGCCGAGTTTCTACAAGCTCATGGGCGATCTGTTCCCGCCCAACTGGACCGTGCTACCCGCTCTGGTCCAGCCCGCGGTGCAGACGCTCCAGATGGCCCTGGTAGGCACAACCCAGGGTGCGCTGCTCTCCGTGCCGCTGATCCTGCTCGCTTCTCGGAACGTGACGCGCCAGGCCTGGCTCTACTACGGCGCGCGGGGAATCTTGAACCTGCTGCGCACGGTACCTGAGTTGCTGTACGCGGCCATTCTTGTAGCCGCGGTGGGGATCGGGCCGTTCGCCGGCATCCTGGCCCTGACCGTCTTCTCCGTGGCGATCATCGCGAAGCTGACCAGCGAGAGCCTGGAAGCCATTGACCCGGGGCCGATGGAGGCCCTGGAGGCGGCCGGGGCCAACCGTCTGAAGATGGTGCGCTACGCGGTTGTGCCGCAGGTCCTGCCGGCCTACCTGAGTTACACTCTGTTCGTCTTCGAGATAAACGTGCGCGTCTCTTTCGTGCTGGGCCTTGTGGGCGCCGGGGGAATCGGGCAGCTTCTTCTGACCGCGCTCAATCTGTTTCGATATCAGAGCGCCACGGTGATCATCCTGGTTACGCTTGCGGCCGTCATCACGATTGACGCCATCAGCGTCCGCGTCCGGCAGGCCATCGTGTGAAGACAAACGTGGCCGGACTGGTCGAGCCGGGGCGATGGAGACTCTGGGCCGGCGCCGGGCTGTTCGCCGTTGCGTTCATCTGGTCGGCCCAGGGAGTGGAGGCCAGTCTGCCCCGGCTCATCGAGGGCCTACCGCTGCTGGCGCGCATCGTGGCGCTTATGCTCGTCCCGGACTGGTCCTGGGCCGGTCGCTCGCTGTCGGGCATGGTTGTTTCGGTGCAGGTCGCGCTGCTGGGCACCACCATCGGCATGCTGCTGGCCTTCCCGCTGGCGTTCCTGGCATCGCGGAACATCAGTCCCCACGCCGCCTCGAGCTACCTGGGCAAGCAGGTGCTCAACCTGATCCGTACCTTCCCCGAGATCATCCTGGCCGTTTTCTTCGTCGCGGCCTACGGTCCTAGCGCACTGGCGGGGATGATGGCGATCGGGCTGCACTCCACCGGCAGCCTGGGCAAGTTGTACGCCGAGGTGGTTGAGACGATAGACCCGGGCCCGCTGGAAGCCCTCCGGGCCGCCGGGGCGAACCGGGCCAAGGTCTTCTGGTACGCGGTCATGCCCCAGGTCCTGCCCGAGTTTCTGGCGCTGTCGCTCTACCGGTTTGAGATCAACGCGCGCGCCGCGACCGTCCTGGGGCTGGTGGGGGCCGGCGGGATAGGCACGATCATGGTTCAGGCCTTGCAGTTCCGGCGATGGGAAATCGTAGGGATGGCCCTGATTGTGATCATCGTGGTCGTGACCCTGATTGACACGGCCAGCGCTGCCCTGCGGCGGCGGCTGGTCTGAGACCTCCCCCTGCAGGAAGCGGCCGGCCGGGCGGGAAACTGTG
This genomic interval carries:
- the phnE gene encoding phosphonate ABC transporter, permease protein PhnE; its protein translation is MWDCATGRWSTTGPPARWTTPPSSRSTAGRSRPTTSGEQTLKARFTLVFLATAGLYLWSAVGIGASPRVVWEGLPSFYKLMGDLFPPNWTVLPALVQPAVQTLQMALVGTTQGALLSVPLILLASRNVTRQAWLYYGARGILNLLRTVPELLYAAILVAAVGIGPFAGILALTVFSVAIIAKLTSESLEAIDPGPMEALEAAGANRLKMVRYAVVPQVLPAYLSYTLFVFEINVRVSFVLGLVGAGGIGQLLLTALNLFRYQSATVIILVTLAAVITIDAISVRVRQAIV
- the phnE gene encoding phosphonate ABC transporter, permease protein PhnE, giving the protein MKTNVAGLVEPGRWRLWAGAGLFAVAFIWSAQGVEASLPRLIEGLPLLARIVALMLVPDWSWAGRSLSGMVVSVQVALLGTTIGMLLAFPLAFLASRNISPHAASSYLGKQVLNLIRTFPEIILAVFFVAAYGPSALAGMMAIGLHSTGSLGKLYAEVVETIDPGPLEALRAAGANRAKVFWYAVMPQVLPEFLALSLYRFEINARAATVLGLVGAGGIGTIMVQALQFRRWEIVGMALIVIIVVVTLIDTASAALRRRLV